One stretch of Flexistipes sp. DNA includes these proteins:
- a CDS encoding heavy metal translocating P-type ATPase gives MSENKGKEYTIKINGMTCAACSSRIEKKLSKKDGFGNVAVNLQTEKAKIATYGNASVNDAVKIIEDLGYGVEKKSVELSVKGMTCAACSSRIEKKLNKMSGVLSATVNLTTEKASVEYIDGLLDVQDFLETIDSLGYQAFTQEDGEKSEGKGFTEGQKQLFKFIFSAVFSFPLLLGMVLNLFSIKFAGGLLTKPLVQIILATPVQFYAGWQFYKGAYKNLKHLTANMDVLVAMGTSAAYFYSVYNIFAGGHLYFETSAILITLILLGKYLEARAKEKTSDAIEKLMNLAPQKARILRQGETMEVPVEEVVPGDTVIVKAGEKLPVDGEITEGSPTIDESMLTGESIPAERKEGDEVFCGTINKFKPFRYKATKVGEDTTLSQIIKIVEDAQSSKAPIQRFADIISGYFVPAVIAVAVLTFVIWYFFISGGNVEASLMPTIAVLVIACPCALGLATPTSIMVGTGKGAENGILFKGGAYLEQLGNVNAFCFDKTGTLTEGKPSVKSVEVLTEEYSEEDIIKITASLENHSEHPLAASIVQYYGESGDLLNASDIETVPGGGVRGKIGEKNVLVGSPGFIEQNLNIDESDKQRIADLQGEGQTVVVVLIDDKVSGLIGIADTIRKDAKEVVGKLKSEGIKVYMITGDNRRTANKIAELLGIDEVLAEVKPSDKADKIKQLQSEGYKVAMAGDGINDAPALATSDLGIAVGSGSDVAVETGDITIMSDNLMNVYKAVSLSRATIKNIKQNLFWALIYNTLGIPVAAFGFLNPVIAGGAMAFSSVSVVSNALRLKKWRFE, from the coding sequence ATGAGTGAAAATAAAGGAAAAGAATATACAATAAAAATAAATGGGATGACCTGTGCTGCGTGCTCCAGCCGTATAGAGAAAAAATTATCAAAAAAAGATGGCTTTGGAAATGTTGCTGTGAATCTGCAGACTGAGAAAGCAAAGATAGCTACATATGGAAATGCTTCTGTAAATGATGCTGTAAAGATTATAGAGGATTTGGGTTATGGTGTGGAAAAGAAAAGTGTTGAGCTTAGTGTCAAAGGGATGACATGCGCTGCCTGTTCCAGCCGAATAGAGAAAAAATTGAATAAAATGAGCGGAGTGCTTAGTGCCACTGTTAATCTGACTACAGAAAAGGCCTCTGTGGAATATATTGACGGTTTACTGGATGTGCAAGATTTTCTCGAAACCATTGATTCGCTGGGATACCAGGCTTTTACTCAGGAAGATGGTGAAAAAAGTGAAGGAAAGGGATTTACAGAAGGGCAGAAACAGCTTTTCAAATTTATATTTTCCGCCGTTTTTTCGTTTCCTTTGCTGTTGGGGATGGTGCTTAATCTGTTTTCCATAAAGTTTGCCGGCGGTTTGTTAACAAAACCGCTTGTGCAGATTATTCTGGCAACACCCGTTCAGTTTTACGCCGGCTGGCAGTTTTATAAAGGTGCCTATAAAAATTTAAAACACTTAACGGCTAATATGGATGTTTTGGTTGCAATGGGAACTTCTGCGGCCTATTTCTACAGTGTTTATAATATATTTGCCGGCGGACATTTGTATTTTGAAACATCAGCTATTCTTATAACACTTATACTTCTCGGTAAATATCTGGAAGCAAGGGCAAAAGAAAAGACATCCGATGCCATCGAGAAACTTATGAACCTTGCGCCTCAAAAGGCAAGAATTCTCCGGCAGGGCGAGACTATGGAGGTTCCCGTTGAGGAAGTTGTGCCGGGAGATACGGTTATTGTTAAAGCCGGAGAAAAGCTCCCTGTGGACGGTGAAATTACTGAAGGCTCCCCCACCATAGATGAGTCGATGCTCACCGGTGAAAGTATTCCTGCAGAAAGAAAAGAGGGTGATGAGGTTTTCTGCGGCACTATTAATAAATTTAAGCCTTTCCGATACAAAGCTACCAAAGTGGGGGAGGATACCACCCTTTCTCAGATTATAAAAATTGTGGAAGATGCCCAAAGTTCCAAAGCACCGATTCAACGGTTTGCCGATATTATCTCAGGATATTTTGTTCCGGCGGTTATAGCGGTAGCTGTTTTGACTTTTGTTATATGGTACTTTTTTATAAGCGGCGGCAATGTGGAAGCGTCCCTTATGCCTACTATAGCTGTTCTGGTGATTGCCTGTCCGTGTGCACTTGGCCTGGCAACACCTACATCCATAATGGTTGGAACAGGAAAAGGCGCGGAAAATGGGATTCTTTTTAAAGGCGGAGCATATCTTGAACAGCTTGGAAATGTAAATGCCTTCTGTTTTGACAAAACGGGAACGCTTACAGAGGGAAAACCTTCTGTAAAGTCAGTAGAGGTTCTCACAGAAGAATACAGCGAAGAAGATATTATTAAAATAACTGCATCATTGGAAAATCATTCGGAGCATCCTCTTGCCGCCTCCATTGTTCAGTATTATGGAGAATCAGGCGATTTGCTGAATGCTTCGGATATTGAAACTGTACCAGGTGGAGGTGTCAGAGGCAAAATTGGAGAAAAAAACGTTTTAGTGGGAAGCCCTGGTTTTATCGAACAAAACCTTAATATTGATGAGAGCGATAAACAACGTATTGCGGATCTTCAGGGAGAAGGACAGACAGTTGTGGTTGTGCTGATAGATGATAAAGTTTCAGGACTTATAGGTATTGCGGATACAATCAGAAAGGATGCCAAAGAGGTTGTCGGGAAACTAAAATCTGAAGGTATTAAAGTTTATATGATTACCGGAGATAACAGGAGAACTGCAAATAAAATTGCTGAATTACTTGGTATTGATGAAGTATTGGCTGAAGTAAAACCTTCGGACAAAGCGGACAAAATAAAACAGCTGCAATCTGAAGGCTACAAGGTTGCAATGGCTGGAGACGGGATTAATGACGCTCCTGCTCTTGCTACAAGTGACCTGGGAATTGCAGTTGGCAGCGGCTCAGATGTTGCAGTGGAAACGGGTGATATCACCATAATGAGTGATAATCTAATGAATGTATACAAAGCGGTCAGTCTCAGCAGAGCCACTATAAAAAATATAAAGCAGAATCTTTTCTGGGCACTTATTTATAATACATTAGGAATACCGGTGGCTGCTTTCGGTTTTCTTAATCCTGTTATAGCAGGTGGTGCTATGGCTTTCAGCTCTGTGTCTGTGGTTTCTAATGCGCTGCGGCTTAAGAAGTGGCGTTTTGAATAA
- the copZ gene encoding copper chaperone CopZ: MKDVTIEVRGMTCGHCKMAVEGEINGLKGVDSAVVDLDAGNVKVSFDETSVTMDDIYDAIDEAGYEPVK; the protein is encoded by the coding sequence ATGAAAGATGTAACTATCGAGGTAAGAGGCATGACTTGTGGTCATTGCAAAATGGCTGTGGAAGGGGAAATTAATGGATTGAAAGGTGTTGACTCTGCAGTGGTTGATCTGGATGCCGGGAATGTTAAGGTTTCATTTGATGAAACGAGTGTAACTATGGATGATATTTACGATGCAATCGATGAAGCGGGATACGAACCTGTAAAATAA
- a CDS encoding metal-sensitive transcriptional regulator, protein MMENASCSIKHGNSLDRLKRIEGQTKGIVKMVEQDKYCIDIINQISAVKGALNQVALLILQNHVESCVSEAVKNADEQEKEEKIEELIDTVKKFVK, encoded by the coding sequence ATGATGGAAAATGCAAGCTGTTCAATTAAGCACGGAAATTCTCTGGACAGGCTGAAAAGGATCGAAGGTCAAACTAAAGGTATTGTAAAGATGGTGGAACAGGATAAATACTGTATAGACATCATTAACCAGATTTCAGCCGTTAAAGGTGCTCTTAATCAGGTTGCACTGTTAATTCTTCAGAATCATGTCGAGAGCTGTGTTTCAGAAGCTGTCAAAAATGCTGATGAGCAAGAAAAAGAAGAAAAAATAGAAGAGCTTATTGATACGGTAAAAAAATTTGTGAAATAA
- the dapB gene encoding 4-hydroxy-tetrahydrodipicolinate reductase, whose translation MSNTNIAMVGAAGRMGKRITYLISEDPSASLTAAVEGPDSPFLGQDIGELAGCGKLNVDIIDDLLKISDSDVAIDFTGAAVTLSNLDKYRQAGVPLVIGSTGFDKNETAAIENLAKSIPVVFAPNMSLGVNLTFKILEMVTGAIGEDFDIEIIEAHHRMKKDAPSGTAMKMAEIIANKLKRNLDRDAVFCRRGLIGERSDKEIGIQTIRGGDIVGEHTAMFCGAGERIEITHKASSRDTFAKGAVTAAKWLNGCKPGLYSMFDVLGL comes from the coding sequence ATGAGTAATACAAACATCGCAATGGTTGGCGCAGCCGGAAGGATGGGCAAGCGCATAACTTACCTGATAAGCGAGGATCCTTCTGCATCTTTGACAGCCGCAGTGGAAGGCCCCGATTCTCCTTTTTTGGGGCAGGATATAGGTGAACTTGCCGGATGCGGTAAGCTCAATGTAGATATAATTGATGATTTACTTAAGATTTCCGACTCGGATGTTGCAATAGATTTCACAGGAGCTGCAGTTACCCTAAGTAATCTGGATAAATACAGACAAGCCGGTGTCCCTCTGGTTATAGGAAGCACTGGCTTCGATAAAAATGAAACAGCTGCAATAGAAAACCTTGCAAAATCTATTCCTGTAGTTTTTGCTCCTAACATGAGCCTTGGGGTCAACCTCACATTTAAAATCCTTGAAATGGTTACCGGTGCTATAGGGGAAGATTTTGATATAGAAATCATAGAGGCTCATCACAGGATGAAAAAAGACGCTCCAAGCGGAACAGCAATGAAAATGGCGGAAATTATTGCAAATAAACTAAAGAGAAATCTAGACAGAGACGCTGTCTTCTGCAGACGCGGGCTAATTGGCGAGAGATCGGATAAAGAAATAGGTATACAGACAATCAGAGGCGGTGACATCGTTGGTGAACATACTGCAATGTTCTGCGGAGCCGGTGAAAGAATAGAAATTACTCACAAGGCCTCTTCACGGGACACTTTTGCAAAAGGAGCTGTTACTGCTGCAAAATGGCTTAACGGATGCAAACCGGGTTTATACTCAATGTTTGATGTTTTGGGACTTTAA